Within Flavobacterium pisciphilum, the genomic segment CTATCATTGTTTTAAGTTTTTAAAAATTAAACCTTAATCCCACACCTGCGGATGGTCGGAATTGCTCTAAGTCCGTACCCCAAAATACTTTTGTGCGTCCTTGCAGGATTAACACAAAACGGTCTGATAGATATGTTTCAAGAGTGAGCCGTCCACCAGCTCCGTAGATGAAGTTATCCTCGCTCAAAATCTTTGCTCCGTCATACAACATCGCTTCGCCACGATTGATGCTTTCATAACCGACAACACCTGTTATTCCGAAGTTCAGCGTAATGTTTTTACGAGCATCGCCCAAAAGGAAGAAACTGTAGCCGCCTTCGGAAGTGTAGGTTTCCTGCGGTATGCGGAGGTCTTTGTAGTCGTGGTATTGGTGGGTGTATTCCAATGCCCAAAGCTGATAGTTCCCGTTTTTACCGTTCACGGTCATTCCAATATTGAGGTAATAATCATTAACAATTTTATCTTTGGATACTACACCTGTACTTACTTCCAGTCCTTTCTGTTTTGGGAGCATTCTTTGTGCCTGTGTAACCGTGATGGCCATCAAGATGAGCATCACGGTATAGATATACTTTTTCATATTATTGGATTAAAATGTTATTAAAATTTTAGGTGCATATCGTTTATTAAACGAGCTTTTATCAAATCCGAATTTTCTACCTGCAAAGTTTGATGTCTGCCACCGTTCTTCTCGAAAATCTCAATCAACAGTACCTTGTCATCGGCAATGGTAAATTGGTCTAACAGGAACACGTTTTGTTCGGTTAGTTTCCCGCCAATCTCGTCCAAAGGCTTGTAAGTTCTGAGGGGTATCATCGGGCGTTCTTGTACCACAGTACGTTTGGCTACCTTTTTATCTACTACTTTGAAATTGATAAAATCAATCTGGAAAGGCACATTGGTTTTATTTCTCAATTCCGTATGGAAATAGTATTTGCCGTTGTGGATATAAATGCCTTTGAGAATAAACTGAATGCCGAAACTCTTAGCCCCAATGTGCTTTACAATCCGATTATCATTTTTGTAAATTGTTTCTAATAGCAAGCCTGCTAGTGAAGGCGAATTATTGCCCAATTCTTCAAAAAGCACATCGTTTCCATTGGCTTTATCCACTGCCTTTTGCATTGTAAGTAGGTCGTAGCTCATTGCCTCCGGGTAAGAACTGTAATACACATTAAAGCTGTAAAAACGTCCGTCATTCGTAATGACCGAAAAATTGGTTTCAGGTTCGAAATCCCTTACCGTTGCTTTTACACGCAACACGTTTTCCGCATCTTCTGCTTTTCCTGCAATTAGATATTCGCTTCCCAAATCCACATAACGGATAGCGGTCGGAAAAATCAAGTGCGAAGTTTTATCGTAGGTAACTTCCATTTTATACGGTTCTATCTTGCCTAATGCAAGCGGAGTTCTGATGCTGTCTTGTGCAAAAGATTGTACGGCAAAGCCGAGTATCAGGACAATTGCCCAAAAGGTTTTTAAATGATTTTTCATTATTAAAATTATTTGAGTTCAACATTATTTTTTAGATACCAAGAAGACTTGATATCCTGCTTTCAGCGTAACTTTTGGGGTTCTTACCTTTTTGGCGAAGTAGCCCGAAATTCCCTGTACCACGCCACGACTAAGGTCTGCTGCAACCTGCTGTCCAGCATTTTGCGTGAGCATTACGCTTGTTCCGCCTGTCTGGCTTATATTGCCTGCCATTTCGGTAAGGGCATTCATTTCCGGCGAATATGGAACGTACAAGCCTTGCTGTCCGTCCAAATCGTAAATGGTTATATCTACCGGGATGATATTGCCCTCCAGTTCTATCGAGGTAACTTTTAGTTGTAAACGCCCTCCCTGAAATTTCGCATTAGCCGTTAAAATCGTTCCTTTTGGAATGGTACGGCTCGGTGTTTTTGCAGGCTCTAATAATCGTAAACGCACACCTGTTTCGCCAACTACTGTTTGGGCATCGTGTACACAGGCTTTGATACTGTTTTTGGGTTGTGCCATTTGTTCCACAGAACCAGCGGTATAAAACCCACGGTTC encodes:
- a CDS encoding conjugal transfer protein TraO; this translates as MKKYIYTVMLILMAITVTQAQRMLPKQKGLEVSTGVVSKDKIVNDYYLNIGMTVNGKNGNYQLWALEYTHQYHDYKDLRIPQETYTSEGGYSFFLLGDARKNITLNFGITGVVGYESINRGEAMLYDGAKILSEDNFIYGAGGRLTLETYLSDRFVLILQGRTKVFWGTDLEQFRPSAGVGLRFNF
- the traN gene encoding conjugative transposon protein TraN, with amino-acid sequence MKNHLKTFWAIVLILGFAVQSFAQDSIRTPLALGKIEPYKMEVTYDKTSHLIFPTAIRYVDLGSEYLIAGKAEDAENVLRVKATVRDFEPETNFSVITNDGRFYSFNVYYSSYPEAMSYDLLTMQKAVDKANGNDVLFEELGNNSPSLAGLLLETIYKNDNRIVKHIGAKSFGIQFILKGIYIHNGKYYFHTELRNKTNVPFQIDFINFKVVDKKVAKRTVVQERPMIPLRTYKPLDEIGGKLTEQNVFLLDQFTIADDKVLLIEIFEKNGGRHQTLQVENSDLIKARLINDMHLKF